The nucleotide window AAATTTTTCTTCTGTAATATAGTTTTCATTAAAAGCTACATTCAATTGTGTTTCCCATTCAAAAGCAGAACCTAAGCTATTTTCTAAATAAATATTGAAATGCTTATCTGAACTTTTGCTTGATCCTTCTGAGATATTAGAAGGTATAGAAACTGCACATCGGTTCATTTGACTCATTAATCCATAAGTTTCAAATTTTGGAAAAGCTCTAGTAATCTTATAAGAATCAGAAACTAATTTCATGCTTTCATTCCAAATTTTTAATTTTTTAAAATTATGCATATTCAAGTCCTGTTTCTTGATTCTTAAAATCTTGGTTCTAACTTAAAAATTCAAATATTCCAGCAGCACCTTGTCCAGTTCCAACACACATAGTAACCATACCATATTTATTTTTCATGTCACGCTTACGCATTTCATCAAACAGTTGAACTGAAAGTTTTGCTCCTGTACATCCAAGTGGGTGTCCTAGTGCAATTGCACCTCC belongs to Winogradskyella sp. J14-2 and includes:
- a CDS encoding four helix bundle protein, with protein sequence MHNFKKLKIWNESMKLVSDSYKITRAFPKFETYGLMSQMNRCAVSIPSNISEGSSKSSDKHFNIYLENSLGSAFEWETQLNVAFNENYITEEKFLELEQQIKQIQKMISGFQSRLDL